In the genome of Sporanaerobacter acetigenes DSM 13106, the window GCTTTACCAGAAGTAAGAACCCTTATTTATGATGAGAATGTAGATATAAATAATCTTAAAGTAGCTGAGGAAAAGGACAAAGATTATATGAGTATAAGATGAAATGAGATGAAATTGGAACTAATATGGAACTTAAATGATACTTAGTTAGCACTGTAATGGTACTTTTAACCATATATACTATCCATAATGGGTGAACTATCCCTGCTTATAAGCGGGGATTTTTTATTTATTGCCCAAAATTATAGGTGCATATGCCAGACGACAAGGAAAAGTCGTGTGGCTTTTTTTATGCCCAAATGGAGGGAATATGGTGAAAAAGCCAAGAGGACCACCTGCCTTTTTATGAATTAAATCGAGGATTTCAAATTCATAAGGAGGTATAGTATGGCTACTAAGAAAACAAGGGAAAATTATTACTTGCCCTTAAATGGAAAATTAATATCAGTATCAAAAGAAGTTTATGAAGAATTTTATTCCTATAATCGACGAGAAAGATATTTGGAAGAAAGAGATAGAAGCAAAGGTCTTCTATATTTTAGTGATTATGACACTGAGGATAATAATTTTATAGATTATGTGGAAGACAAAACAGTTGATGTAGAAAAAATAGTTGAAACAGGGATGATTATAAAAGAATTGCATAAGGCATTAGATGGATTAAATACAGATGAAAGAGATTTAATTGAAAAGATATTTTTCAAAGAACAATCCATCAGAGAAATAGCTAGAAATGAGAAGGTTAGTCATGTTGCAATTCAAAAAAGAAGAAACAAAGTATTAGAAAAACTTAAAGAAATACTAAAAGATTTAGAAGATTAGGTTACCACACCCCCTTACTTTTCGGCTTATAAGTAAGGGTGTATTTTTATTCCCCAAGAAAATAGGCACATTGATAATTAAATAGACCAAGCAGATACATTCTGTTCAGTATGAGCTTAGGTATAAGGAATAAGAACATCTAAAACCTTTTACAAAACAATTAAGGAAGGCAATAGGATGAACAATTTCTTATGCCTATAATATGGTGCTGGAAGAGCCATAGGCGAAGATACACTGACAGGTTAAAGATACTTTCGTATAGCCATAGTCCGAGCGTTAGAAGCGTCGCAGGCAATGGGTACGGCTCGTCATAAGAATGAGGAGAGGTGAGATTCCTATGGAGTGGTTCTCTAACCACCATCTGTAATGTCAAAAAACTGATTTTATATATAAAATATATAGAAAGGATGAAAGGCATGGATAGTGATATATTAAGATATAGTATACAACTTGCTATGCTAAAACAATTATTAACCAGAAAGCTTATTAATAAGAATGAATACTTTAAAATAAAAGATGTTTTAATGAAAGATTATAAAATTTCTTCAGATCTAACTTCCTAAATTGTATTCCTATATGGTATAATAGAATTGTATAAAGGAACACAAAACGGAGGTGCTTTTATGAAGAAGGTAGAAGTTATAAAAGGAGGAAATCTTTTAAGTGATAGGAATCAGGGAAGGGAAATAAACCTAAAAAGGGTAGCTGCTTATTGTAGAGTTAGTACGGATAGTGAAGATCAACTACAGAGTTATCGTTCCCAGGTAAGATATTATACAGATTTAATAAATGGTAATAGTGATTGGACAATGGCTGGTATTTATGCAGATGAATCAATAACAGGCACACAAGTAGATAAAAGGATTAATTTCCAAAGGCTAATTAATGATTGTATGAATGGAGATATAGATATGATAATTACTAAATCTATATCCAGATTTGCTCGGAATACCTTAGATACATTAAAATATGTAAGAAAATTAAAAAAAATGAATGTTGCTGTTTTCTTTGAGGAAGAAAACATTAATACTTTGACTATGGATGGAGAATTATTGTTAGTTATACTTAGTTCTGTTGCACAACAGGAAGTTGAGAATATTTCCGCTAATGTAAAAAAAGGTTTAAAGATGAAAATGCAGAGGGGAGAATTAGTTGGATTTCAAGGATGTCTTGGATATGATTATGATCCTATGGACAAAAGTATTTCAGTAAATAAAGAAGAAGCTGAAATAATTAGATATATTTTTAAAAGATATCTTGAAGGTGCAGGTGGAAGTGTAATATGTAGAGAATTAGAAAACTTAGGTTATAAAACGCCAAGAGGAAAAAGTAAATGGTCTGCTACTACAGTATTGGGTATTATAAAGAATGAAAAATACAAAGGGGACATATTAATGGGAAAAACATTTACTGTAGATCCTATTAGTAAAAGAAGGTTGGATAATTTTGGTGAAGAAGATAAATTTTATATA includes:
- a CDS encoding RNA polymerase sigma factor; this encodes MATKKTRENYYLPLNGKLISVSKEVYEEFYSYNRRERYLEERDRSKGLLYFSDYDTEDNNFIDYVEDKTVDVEKIVETGMIIKELHKALDGLNTDERDLIEKIFFKEQSIREIARNEKVSHVAIQKRRNKVLEKLKEILKDLED
- a CDS encoding SHOCT domain-containing protein; translation: MDSDILRYSIQLAMLKQLLTRKLINKNEYFKIKDVLMKDYKISSDLTS